From a single Bacillus sp. 2205SS5-2 genomic region:
- the sigG gene encoding RNA polymerase sporulation sigma factor SigG yields the protein MTRNKVEICGVDTSKLPVLKNEEMRILFRQMQSGTYSAREKLVNGNLRLVLSVIQRFNNRGENVDDLFQVGCIGLMKSIDNFDLGQNVRFSTYAVPMIIGEIRRYLRDNNPIRVSRSLRDIAYKALQVREKLMAQTSREPTAEEISKVLDVPHEDIVFALDAIQDPVSLFEPIYNDGGDPIFVMDQLSDEKNRDIQWIEEIALKEGMRRLNEREKLIIRKRFFQGKTQMEVAEEIGISQAQVSRLEKAAIKHMNKNIQ from the coding sequence AAGAGATGAGAATCCTTTTTCGCCAAATGCAATCTGGTACTTATAGTGCGAGAGAAAAACTTGTCAATGGAAACCTTCGTTTAGTATTAAGCGTAATACAACGTTTTAATAATCGGGGAGAAAATGTAGATGACCTTTTTCAAGTCGGATGCATTGGATTAATGAAGTCAATCGATAATTTTGATTTAGGTCAAAATGTACGCTTTTCAACCTATGCAGTCCCTATGATAATCGGTGAAATACGCCGCTACCTACGTGACAACAATCCTATTCGGGTATCACGCTCCTTAAGAGACATCGCTTATAAAGCTCTTCAAGTGAGAGAGAAACTCATGGCCCAAACTTCTAGAGAACCAACGGCAGAGGAAATTTCGAAAGTGTTAGACGTTCCTCACGAAGATATTGTCTTTGCGCTAGATGCCATTCAAGACCCAGTTTCCCTGTTTGAACCTATCTACAATGATGGAGGCGATCCAATCTTTGTAATGGATCAACTAAGTGACGAAAAAAATCGTGATATTCAGTGGATAGAGGAAATTGCACTTAAAGAAGGTATGAGAAGGCTGAACGAAAGAGAAAAGTTGATCATCCGTAAACGCTTTTTCCAAGGAAAAACACAAATGGAAGTAGCCGAGGAAATTGGAATTTCCCAAGCCCAAGTATCACGTCTAGAAAAAGCAGCAATAAAGCACATGAACAAAAATATACAATAA